Within the Gossypium raimondii isolate GPD5lz chromosome 12, ASM2569854v1, whole genome shotgun sequence genome, the region gttcaacttttacatatttctATGCTTATCTCAATGCTTAGTGGACTATTTTTGTTagtgcaaaatgcaaatagtcATTGGGCTTCATTTTATGTTTGAGGTGGGGGCGAACAAAACCTTAAAGAAGTGGCATGGTTACACGCCTAGAAGCCTTCGGTTAATTTCtcataagtttaatttttatctccaCACACAAACAATTTTAAGGTTCTAATCTCAcaaatttatgagaaattaaagaaggcACATCATTCACTACACATTCACGTGATACTATAAGAAAGGTTATCGATAACAAAACTACATTGAAGTAAATGatcttattaaattttgattttaaaaaatcttttacaaaaaaagtacaccaaatttattattttattattgttgcaTAAATTAGATTTGAATTGTTATATTGTTATTGAGGTATTATATGcaaaatatatgaatgtgtcAACCATCAATTCTTGATAAAACcaaatgttaatttattaaatgcatGATGTTTTACACGCATAATTATGGTTGGTATAAAAGAATATAGTATATatgatatgcatatatatataacaatcatgaaagaaagaaagaaagaatatgaataaaatacatAGATGAAATGCAAATGCTCAATTGGGAATGGTTCTATTAGTGGACCGAAATAATACTTCTTATTTTGAATAGTTATGACATTATTCAAATATTGGATGAACAAAACCCTGTCCAACCGAAGCATATGACCATTTGGGAGAGCATTCTCAATCCAAAAAGTTATGCCATTAAGTTCAACAACTACTTTCAAAAGGTGATATTGGAATGGTTTCTTGAAACCAAAATGGATCGACTTGAAAAGGCCACTTATGCACTTATTAGTGCACTATAAAAGACAACAATTTTGAAGAATTGAAACCCAATTCATTTTATCCAATTTGTGAGTGGAGATTTTCAtatcaaaagtatttttttttctttcttataaaTATAAGATATggaatgatttttttcattcaaatcatGCTATTAATAACCAACATTTAGATGTTATTTATGAGACATTAATTAAGCATATTCATTGGCAAAATGatacattaaaagaaattttatcatatagATGGAACATATAATGTGAGTCATCTTGGTTGATATAAAATAACCATAAGTTAAAcgacttttatataaaattgcacattTTTTTTAGTCTATGTTTTTAAGTTTGGACTAGAATTGATTATGACTAGAAATGAAATAAGTCATATCcaatttgcatgattaatttttCTTGAGAAAGTAAAATAGTGGAAATCATTGACTTATATAATAAGATCACTATTCTAATATGAAATCTTTTAATGAGAATATGAATGTGATAACCATATATTTGAATTCTAGATCATATTATGCATGTTATTGTACTGCACTTGGTTTTTAATATATGGCTTGGAATACGATCTATAATCTCATAGTTCTATAAAGTTTtgaaatatagtaaaatttgaaatatattttggaaGTCGTGAATAAAAGATCTTATGAGCATGAAACTTGCAATATAAAGCTATTTGACTCATTTAGGTGATGAGCATAGTTTTATTGATAGTCACAAAATGACTAATAATGTCTTttataaatggtatataaatGTGATGTTATAGCCAAATGGTTGGACAATTTATGGTCCTCTTATATAActatatactaaaatattatatgaaataccTTTGTATGTATATGgtttgtagagagaaaattatgTTATAATGACTATGAAATGGAACTATGAAAATTGCAAATATGTTATCTTGTTTCACCAAGGGTTTGAGGCATTTTTACATTATAGAATATACTTGGTTCAAATAGACATATGATGCATGCCTTCATATATTTGgcatttatgaaattaatttcttggacattaacaaataaataaaatagacaaGTATGAAACCATTATTATAGGAAAAGATAAAGTGATgactataaattaataattgtacAAAGAATATCATGGGTAGCATTCTTTTTgcaaaaatgaataattaaatatggtGAGGATGTTGGTCTTATGAATTTTTCAgacacataaatataaaatttcattatgtgGTATAGAAAATTAACATAGCtatattcaaatttagaaattttaagatGTGGTACAAACCCATAATATTTAAGTCACCCATGATGAAAACTCGACCCAACTCTTGGTATAATGTCAAGTCTTGAGTTGAATGAGAtaaagtacatcattagtatgtgaTTGCTAAcaccataaaaataatatataatatatcatctTAAGGTAATTGCTAGGTACTCGAAATGATAAAGGGAAGGATGAGAATTATACTCTTAAtagacccataacataaatatgttaaagtGTTAAAATAATAGGAACACTCTTGATGGATTGTACCTATGTGAGTGTGAAGTGTGGTTGCTTTTAAGAACTCAATGGCTTGGCTCTAATAACGCTCATGAAAAAAAGGTTACAGACATATGATCATAATAACAATGTCTTTAGATCTTGTGCATTGACTGAAGTTTAAATCATTATGTGATATGTGTTCGattaatcaaatgaaataattgGTTCAAAATATAGTTTACCATACAATTTCAATTAACCTTAACGTattttcactaagtgaaggttcaatcgtaagaaacctttatttatgcaattgattttcaagattatcaaaatttagaatattttgaaaatgagagAAACCGTTGGAacattcttaatatatataatgttctaatagttacaaataaaaattataagtaacCAAAATTATAATACCTAGAAAAGTGATAAGTTATCTTTTGTTACTTAAAAGTTatgttactttatttatttattttttctttatcataCATTACTATAGCATCTATTTgtataagattaaaattaaaaagaaaatctaatCTTATATACCCCTATTCGATAACATAGCTAACTATAGGACTCGGAGCataaagaaaaacaagtaaaacaaGAGTAATGCTTTATCATCCATTAATATAGCATCTATATCTAAGAGGAAAAAATCAAAGGCTAAACCACCACAAGTTCTGATGATACATCCTAGTAATGCAGATATTAGCAAAagttattattcaaataattgtGTTGATTGTTAATAAATATTACTCAAATATAGTTTTGTCTTTACAATGATTTATGATTTATGagaacttttataaataaaagtaaaatttcatttgtatgACATATCAAAATTCAGAACAAATTTTATTGTTCTCTTCCATcttctaatattaaaaattattacatgAAGAATTGTTGCAATTCTTTATAGAATTTGAGAATCTTGTTATGCTCACTCAATACTCAATGGATTATTCTCATCAAtgcaaaacacaaaaaattattaaattttgttgtatTCTTGAAATTAATTTGCTTCTAACTCTTTtgtatatcaaaatataattttaaaaaacataattacaCGTCATGAAACCTTCAGTTAATTTCTCACAAGTTTATTTTATTCCCCACTAGCATTTTAAgtaagaaaatggaaaaaaaaaattcagtaccaaattaaaaatatatatatgactaCAGTTTATATAGCCAAACCGTGACAAACTTTTTTTGTCCTCACAGCCAACATCCTCTGAAAATCAATTGAAAGAGTAAAAGAACCAAAGGCACAAAAAATGCAACATAAATaatctgaaaaattaatttcaatgaACCAATCACCACAGCCCAAAGTCAATGTTTGCCAAGTAATAAAACCAGTTATTCATCtcccttcatttttctttttactttacAGATGCTAGATTCCATATGTACTCCTAACTGTGTCTAGTTTTAATATTAGTAGTTCAGTATAAATATCTCACCAACCCCAAATTCCTGAACACTTTGCTGATAAAAGCATCGGTTGCGAAATATAGTTCTCACCGCTGTAAAAGCAGTCTGAAACTGAAATCGTAAGGCATTACTTGCACAAGCTGTGAAAGGGTCTCTTTCCCATTTCTCTCTAAGCATTTCACTGCTTCATTTCTCACATCATTTGGTAGCTGCAGGCAAACCCAATCCAGCAATGATTCCAAATCCTTTGCAAAGTCAAGCAGATACCAATCCAATAGCTTTGGTATTGTTAACTTGTTTGTTCTTGAAATCCCCACCGCTGCCTGCAGGTAGTCTCTCTTAGCTGTTTCCAACTCTTCTTCGACATGAGCCGCCGTGTATACTCTCACCTTCATTACCAAATCCCACATTTCAGCACTTGAAGAAAGAACGTGATTAATGTTTGATCATTGTTAACTATGAATGTTTCTGACTATCTACGAAAGGAGATTGATTTTGAAGCCAACTTACAGCAGGAGATGACCAGCTTCCACATGCAAGAGCAAATGTAACCAAAGGTTCGGACCATTCGAGACCAAATATATTGCGTGCTTTCACCTCATCATTTTTTGTAGCTTTAGGACAGGTCTTTaatagaaagagagaaaaaggggTAATAATCCAGTTagcaatatcaaattttaaaagcacAATGAATTCTATCCTCTCCCCTACAgaagtatatataaaagaaagatgaacagtttttttttacttacaaATTTCAAATGGAAAGGCAGCCTTAATATGAAATGCTCAATTGTTATTGCATTTAGTAAGTGGCCTCCCACAACTATTGTAGCCTGAAGCAGCCataaaaattgacaaattttaagTCAAATTGTCCAAAAGCAGATGTCAACAATACTTCAAATATAGCTGTAGCAACCATTGTCTAATATGGTGAGGGCTATAAAATGCACAGTAAGTGTTTTTAGCAGCTTATGATGggcatagaaaaaaaaatggcatCGATAATAGCATCCCTGACAAATCTTAGTAACATCAAATATGGATGACACATACCTTTTGCATTAGTGCTACAACTCTTTCAGGCAACTCAGGAACCCCATGCTCCAAAATTGCCTAACAGAACCATTACGTAAGTGTTATGCTCTTGCTTTTTGCGTATTAAGTTCAGAAAACTTCTCTTCATTCTGGAATGTATTAAAATGTTCAACAAAAAAACGAATTTCTTACATTCATCATACAGGAATTATAAGTGTTAATCCAGAATGCAAGCTTCTGCTGATGGCTGAGACCCTCTAAATTGACAGACGCGAGCTTCCCAAGAAGAAACCTGAAATCATCATCATAGAGACAGGCTGAATAGAAATGTCACAGTTAACATATTATGGAAGGGAAACCAACCCAATAACTTACTTTAGTTTATGGATCAGAAACAAAGCATTTGTACTCCGGTTTAGGTTAATTGTATTCACTTCAATTGCACAAAGATGTTGATAGGGTCCAATATCTCTAGTTTTCAAATCTGAACAGATACCATAAGGGTCTCGGACCTCACTTTCTCTAGGTAAAGTCCCGGATTCCGCAGCTTTATCTTTCAAGGTGCTCAACCTTGCAAAAATTCTAAACAAGCACCTTACGATGTCTTCAGAAATTTTGTTTGGTGCACTATCAACTTCTGATACCTTATCATCTGTAGAACTAGAAGGGCTTGCTTGTGCATTTTCTTGCTTTACTAATCTACCATCTAGCTGGACGGTAAAAAAACCTCAATTTATAAAACCATAATGAAGTGGAAAACTACTGTTCTTTTAACCAGAAATTAGTACATACCTGCACCTTCAGAGGATCCAGATATTTGTCTGCTGAGTCAAGCTTGGTTGGAAGTCTCTTTACTGGGGTCACAATGTTGGATACTTTCTTGTCTGGAGATTGTTTATCCTTTACAGCATTGGCAAATGATTggttttcttttcctcttaCGTCTCCGGAAGCAGAATTGAATTTTGTGGAAGCTTGTTTACCATTTGTTGGCCTGATAAAGCACTGTCCAGCTCGATCGTAAATAGTATCCGGAGGCAACATCTTTCTGCTTGAAACACTTCTGGAAAGAGATGGCTGAGACCTGGCAATGGTTGGTACCAAACTCATCTCGTTTACAGACAAAGACTTCGATCGCTGGTGTTTTGAACTTCGAACCGGAGACTGCTCAACAGTGGATTCATTCAAATTCTCTACATTCCTCTTGGAAGATGCATAGACAGCCTCTTGATAAAGACCTTGCCTAAAACTCACTACTTGCTCTTCAAGCCTAACAACCTCCTCTTCCAAAACAGCTACTTCAGCAAGGAGCTCTAATGTCTACAATCCCCAGAAAAGATAAACCAATTCACTctcaaaaaacaaattttacataaaacatgTAAAAGTTTCCATTTTTCAAGTATTAGAAAAAATTTTCCAAGAATTTCTTCCTCAAATGTAGCATGCAGTTAAGTTAGACTTACATATGGAGGTAAGTAAGGAGGAAGCCGAGGAAGTGCCCCTAAAGGCCTAGTAAAAGCTCTCTCCAAAGCTCTATGCACATTCTCTTCATGTCTAAGCTTCCTTTTTAGCTTATCAACCTGCAAATTATACCAATACCACCacaaaatttgttgaaaaaccGCAAATAGAAACCAAGAGAAAATCAATTGAATAGACCAAAAGAGTGTATAAATTTTGGTTACATCTTGTAATAAGGCTATTTTCTTTTCCCTGATTGATCTTCTCCTATTTGTTACAGCTTTGCTGGTACCAAGTGTTCTACTTCCCTGACACTTCTCCATCTTCTCCTTCTTTGAGtaatccaaagaaaaaaaaggataaatttaagtatataaaaaatatttatacaaagaAATAATTGAAAGCAAGAAACTTAAAGAAGACACTATTCCTTCCTTGAGACAAGTGTGAGGACAGACCTCAGATTTTAGGATCAAAAGTGCTTCCCTACTTCTCTTTTTATGACACTAGCAATAATATagcaaaattccaaaattttcaaaaacccaaattttcttCAAAGTTTGAACTTTTAATCCCCAAATAATCAATCTTTGGACACTCAAACTAACCATTAACAAAAACCCAAATCTTCAAATCTTGTAAAAACCAATAAAaggtcaaaagaaaaaagaaaaagcaaaaaaagagggaaaagagAAGAGAGAAGTTACTTTATTGTGGTGTCTGTCATGATTTAAAGGAGCTTTCATGGACTGAAGAGTGGTGCGGACTCTTgtattcatcttttttttttcttggatttaaagaatcaaaatcccaaaacaaaacaaaccagCAATGCAACAATATCTACACTTTTGCTACTACTAATATTTCCATGACCCGAAAGAAACAAtgcagacaaaaaaaaaaggaagagataaGAAAACAAAGCAATAGCCATTGAAATTACTCTCAAACGAAATCAAAGATGTGGAAAGataaagaagcaaaaaaaaaaaggaaaagaaaaggaaatttctTTGAATACCCTTTGTTTATTCCAAGTTACAGAGCGGGAAACTTGAAAGCAAAGCGAACAAGACACAAATGCCTGCATGTATACATGGGTTTTTACATCGCAAgcttttttgtttatttatacagtaaaaaaagatcattttatattataaaatgttaatttaaaagTGTTGAAAAGAGCGAAGAAGCAAAGAAAACGACGAGAGTAGAGCCTAAAATCGCTATTCAGTCCAGGAATAGCGTAACAGTTGGACAGACCATACCCAAAACAAACTGCggatatataaatgatttattaataattcttaatgaaattattttttatttataaaaacaaaaattttgttgGAGTGAAGACAAGTGTCGTTCACTGGCTTACCgcactttcttcttcttcttcatgttCAGTTTGGTCAGCTTCTTGAGATCTTGAGagaaggtttttatttttcgtcACCTTCTCTTTCTTTATATAGTACTCCAAATTATTTCATATGAGAAATGTTAATCAGTATCTAATGACCCAATTaaagtaatatataaataaaattaaagttaattatagGATTGAAGTTTTTAGAATTGAATAGGACGTCAGTTCGTCGATTCACTCGATCcgtaaatcattaaaaaattataaaaataaagagattcaAAATCAGTTTTAATTGCTCGATTCAATCAGCTTTTTGCCCGATTGAATCAACATGTACTGGTTCTTGGGTTAATCGATTCAATATCTTCCTCTGAACTAGTATTTCGACTTGCCCTCAGTCCAACTAACTGATTCGACCTGATTTAAATAACcttgtattaaatatttataatccTTCATCAACCTTTAAATAAGAGGAAAATGtacttaaataaaacaaattcatgtttttagaATAACAAGGGACACCAACTAATCTAAAACTTAATCCATAaaaacatcattttattttttagtattctTATATCCTTTTTACACGTCTATATTCGAAATTTATGGTTATCCTTTTAATAATGTCAtctctaatatttaaatatacattcttttattaaaagtGTAATATACATTAACACTATACCTAACACTTGCTAATAAAAATAACGTTTTATATTTgctttattcatttatattactTTTTGTTTTGGGTACATGATTCATCTATATTACTTAAAATGCCTTAAACAAAGGCTTAAAGCAAATTGCCTTTTTTAACTAAGCAACCCAACGTGCTAATTAATTATGAGGGGAACCTGTTTCACGTAGTAGGTCCTTCGCTTTTGGGTTACTTTGACGTTGATAAATAaaccttttaataatttatttgttgtttggTTGTTTTCTTAAGTTTGTCATCAATTTATTGTGTATATATGTCGTGTACATAACCTTATCATTAgcaatttgttatttatattagaaaacCAAGATTTAGACATTACTTATAAATGGCATAAAGAAGTTAATGACAATTGCTGCTATGTGGTATCAATGGAACTGGAAAATGAGGAAAGGGAGTGGCGTCAAAGAAGGTTGGTTCACCTACTCTAAGGCTAAGAGTCAGAAAGGTAGAAGGACTCAGGCAAAGAAGGCTCAAAACTTAATGTGTTAGGATTTTGTGAGTGGAGAGGAGTCCCCCTACTATGTTGATCcttggggtatttataggtaaCTAGGGGTTCCTACCTAATTATGTCACTCAGTGGACCCTAAATGGTCCAATGGAGGGTCCAATCGGTTCAAATTGAGATAAggatataacaaaaataattaaagctACTCTCTTATTCAGATGAAttgatttttgaagaaatgAATAGAgataataatgaatttaaattgatctttttaaaatattgttctagaaatttatttttaaatagggATAACATGTGTATCATTAAACCTACCTAAAATCCCTCTCAAGAGACATTCCCAAATAAACTTTTCTTTGCACAATCATTTTGTCAAAGGAACTCACTAGAAATAGACTCATTTAACCTTAAAGAAATCCTCAAGAAGACCAATATTTGTCACTCTATACCTTTCTAATACTAATTCTCCAAAACAaaactttgatttgatttaattagtCATATCAAGTTAACTCCAACATTTCTTGACCTTATTTCTCGCCACTCTACTCTTGAAACCTAGGTGGTAGAGTTTTTATTCGATAAGACTGACAACAAGCTCCAAATTGCTATAAAAACCCTTTCTTCTTCTCTAGGAAAGGCCAAGCTATCCACCACTACTAAATCTCTACGTAGACCTCAcaaaatatttgtaataaaGACTTAACAACTCTTGACACTATAAGGTAAATTGCCTCCATTCCACACAAAGACCTCCATTAATAATCCTTGTATTAACAATGAAATTGTTTgtggggaaaagagaaaaaaaacatgtatttgCCCATTAAGAGTCACTCCTTCTAGAACTTAAAGCACCTCTAATTGCAACATCAAGTATCTCTCTCTTACTAATAGATCCCCATGAACTGGAACTACCAAGGTAACTAATTTGTCATATTTAGTACACATATTTGCTACTCCTTTGCATACATTTTAGCATGTTTTCAAGTAGAACTGAAATGTTTTAGTTTCATTTAGTGTTTTTAAGTGTCTAAGTAGCACAAGTGTGTGTCGAGtcatttttacatatttttcaagtcatttatGGGTTTCAATGATTTTTTGTAACTAGAGAAAGTTATGTGGTTATATAGGATGAATTGAGAATTGAAAATGTCTCTTTAAGGTGGAATTATAATTGAGGTTGCGACCACGAGTCGTTGAAGTCACAATATTGAAGACAGATGCATGGGAACCCAAATAGATAGTTTTATCGCGATATGGAAACACTTAACACTGCGATGTCACAACCTCACATCGTGACAAAAAGCAACCGATGTTGCGGCGTCACGATGATTCCAAGGGCATTGGCTTGAGTTTTCAAGGGCATTTAGCAATCATTCTTTAATTTAAGCTTAGGAATTATAATAACATTAAGCacattttagtcttttaattatttcctaTATAAACCaacttttaatcttatttttggGAGAGGAGAGTAAGTGATAGATGATAATTTTAGGGATAGATTAGTGCATAGTTTTCTTTCCAAGTTTCTTAGTAGATTagatctttattttattatgtgtaatttttctatttcaatgtCAAAACTTTATGATCGAAGAATACTCAATATTGTTGCACTGTAATACCCTTAACCCGATCCGATTCACTGGATCTGGATCTCAGGAGTTACACCTCTACTACAGACTTACATAAAACTATACATACAAAAGTTGGGCTTTTACATCTTATTTAAGAATATTGTTCCAAATAATCTACAACTAGGCGTACTGTAAATAATTACAACCATTGTACAAGACTTTTCAAATAGAGAGGACTTACAAGTGACTAATGTAACTTAACTACATTATTCTATATGTTATAAGCATATTAGTTCTTAGCGATAATATTATCTACAAATGTGCTGCCAATACGTCCTATATGCATAATATACTTTTTAGTCATCTTGGGTGTAACCTTGGCATATTCCTTCCTGGCGTAGACCCAATTTGCTTACCTGTAATATAAAACACtgaggtaagttcatgagaacttagtgagtttaaACCTCATTTACCTATTTTGTACTTATGCAACGCATCTGATAACTTTATTGATCCTCTCATTGTTCTCATTGTTCTTTGTTCGGCTACTTGTCTTTGACGAGTGCAAATTCTAGAATTCTATCATTCATATCGTAGAAATCATACCGTACCTTTAAGTCATGCTTTACCCTTCGTCCATTGATACATTACTTACATTCTTTACTTACCCCTTTTTAAGGTCCCTTAGTCATTCTTATTCTAAGTTCCGTACAGATTAAATATTGTTAATCAACTTGATCTTCAAGTCCCCTCATTCTAGCATGTTCCAACTTCGTTGTTCATGTCTTAAGTTTATGCTAACCATGCCAAAATATCTCAACGGAACCATTCCTTAAGCCACAAAAGCTATACCTTTCCTTGAGATAATCACTTATCTCTCGCAGATCCATTACCTCATTCACATACTCCTTTGCCCTTACCTAGTTCCTTAATCATTCCTATTTCAGAGGACCATACAAACAAAATACTCTTGATTCATCGCGTACTCTGGGACATTCCAGCTTCACTGTTCGTACCTTATTACTATGCAGGATTCACCTTAACATTCCATATAGGGCCTTACTTTCAGAGTTTTCCATACATATTATTCCTTTAGGATACCGTATACGCCGTTCTTTCAGAGATCACCTAAAATTCCTTTCCTTTCGTTCATGGTCTGCCATAGAGGCATTCCCTTCAGATGGTTGCCACAAGGGTCATTCTTTTAGACTGCGCCACAAAGgtcttccttttcagagataGTCATAAACGCTTCCTTTAATAGAGATCGCCACAAAGGCATCCTTTATAGATTTTGCCACAAAAGCTCCATTTATAGAGATTGTCACAAAGACTCCCTTTTCAGATATTGTCACAAAGGCTTCCTTTACAAAGACTGCCACAAAGGTGTTTCTTCCTTTTCCATATTTACAAAAGGGATTTGGCTAAACTCGCATTACGTGAGGTTTTCCCTTCATCGCTTAGGTTGCACAAAAACCCCATTAGATGATAACATTCATTTAGTTGTTCTCATATAACGCAATAGCCCAGCTATGTCTTACTCGATATGGTCATTTCATTTGAAATGTCATGGCCACGGATTTTTCTTTTCAGAGATTCGTATTTACAGTCTTGACGGACCCCTTTAGACAACTTCGGAGATAGACATAGACTCACCATGCATAAACCCATCATTCAATGACTTACTTATAGCAGACATAATCATGCTTTCAAACTCATATACACACCATAATCATTCAAATTCATGCCCTGTACTTAGATTATCAACTTCATACTTTAAGAGTTTCAATTTCACGATTTGGTCACTTAGCATAGAAGTTTTTGAAACGCATAATGCACATGCAAGAGTCAATCTGAGGACTCACTTGACTTTCACCCCTTTTTTTTCATCTCCAAACTCTAGATTCAAACTTTCATTGAATGACCAACAACAATTACTTGGCATGAAGCACTCATCAATGGGGATCCAGACCTACAACTTAGCTTCCGTGAACAAAGGAATTGATTTAGGTTTCTTTAAATctagacaaaaaaatatttcttgaagAAAGAAGAGGGAAAACTCTTATTTCTCAATCTTGATTGTCTAAATATACAACCTTTGTCCTTATGAAAACTTAACACGTGTCAAAATCCTATTCTATTTTTCATATGGGTGGTTTACAGTTGTAAGGAAATGTGTACAACAATCCACAATTATATgtattacataaatatttttgggtcAAGTCCATCGTTCGTTCCTAACCATCTCATTAGAATATAACCAGCACCTTAATTAGCCAAACTTGGAATAAAATGTCTTTCGGCAATATCCCGATTACTCGAAATTCCTTAACATTTTACTAAGTTCCACTCCTATAGATGTCTCACTTTCTGAGACATTTTCACTCAATATCCCAGTCTTAACAGTTCGCCCAATCTATTCGCCAAAGTATCATTTGGGCGAATAGAACCACGCTACTACTTTCCTCCTACTTGTTCGCCTAACCAAGACTTCGCCCAATGGCGTACCCATAGACTTCAACTTCTTAGTTAAATCCAACACCTTACTTACTCAAAACCTATTTTGAAATTCTTACTCCTAAAATAACACCTGCATACT harbors:
- the LOC105763353 gene encoding uncharacterized protein LOC105763353 isoform X5, with the protein product MNTRVRTTLQSMKAPLNHDRHHNKKEKMEKCQGSRTLGTSKAVTNRRRSIREKKIALLQDVDKLKRKLRHEENVHRALERAFTRPLGALPRLPPYLPPYTLELLAEVAVLEEEVVRLEEQVVSFRQGLYQEAVYASSKRNVENLNESTVEQSPVRSSKHQRSKSLSVNEMSLVPTIARSQPSLSRSVSSRKMLPPDTIYDRAGQCFIRPTNGKQASTKFNSASGDVRGKENQSFANAVKDKQSPDKKVSNIVTPVKRLPTKLDSADKYLDPLKLDGRLVKQENAQASPSSSTDDKVSEVDSAPNKISEDIVRCLFRIFARLSTLKDKAAESGTLPRESEVRDPYGICSDLKTRDIGPYQHLCAIEVNTINLNRSTNALFLIHKLKFLLGKLASVNLEGLSHQQKLAFWINTYNSCMMNAILEHGVPELPERVVALMQKATIVVGGHLLNAITIEHFILRLPFHLKFTCPKATKNDEVKARNIFGLEWSEPLVTFALACGSWSSPAVRVYTAAHVEEELETAKRDYLQAAVGISRTNKLTIPKLLDWYLLDFAKDLESLLDWVCLQLPNDVRNEAVKCLERNGKETLSQLVQVMPYDFSFRLLLQR
- the LOC105763353 gene encoding uncharacterized protein LOC105763353 isoform X3 — translated: MQAFVSCSLCFQVSRSVTWNKQRKEKMEKCQGSRTLGTSKAVTNRRRSIREKKIALLQDVDKLKRKLRHEENVHRALERAFTRPLGALPRLPPYLPPYTLELLAEVAVLEEEVVRLEEQVVSFRQGLYQEAVYASSKRNVENLNESTVEQSPVRSSKHQRSKSLSVNEMSLVPTIARSQPSLSRSVSSRKMLPPDTIYDRAGQCFIRPTNGKQASTKFNSASGDVRGKENQSFANAVKDKQSPDKKVSNIVTPVKRLPTKLDSADKYLDPLKVQLDGRLVKQENAQASPSSSTDDKVSEVDSAPNKISEDIVRCLFRIFARLSTLKDKAAESGTLPRESEVRDPYGICSDLKTRDIGPYQHLCAIEVNTINLNRSTNALFLIHKLKFLLGKLASVNLEGLSHQQKLAFWINTYNSCMMNAILEHGVPELPERVVALMQKATIVVGGHLLNAITIEHFILRLPFHLKFTCPKATKNDEVKARNIFGLEWSEPLVTFALACGSWSSPAVRVYTAAHVEEELETAKRDYLQAAVGISRTNKLTIPKLLDWYLLDFAKDLESLLDWVCLQLPNDVRNEAVKCLERNGKETLSQLVQVMPYDFSFRLLLQR
- the LOC105763353 gene encoding uncharacterized protein LOC105763353 isoform X4, which translates into the protein MQAFVSCSLCFQVSRSVTWNKQREKMEKCQGSRTLGTSKAVTNRRRSIREKKIALLQDVDKLKRKLRHEENVHRALERAFTRPLGALPRLPPYLPPYTLELLAEVAVLEEEVVRLEEQVVSFRQGLYQEAVYASSKRNVENLNESTVEQSPVRSSKHQRSKSLSVNEMSLVPTIARSQPSLSRSVSSRKMLPPDTIYDRAGQCFIRPTNGKQASTKFNSASGDVRGKENQSFANAVKDKQSPDKKVSNIVTPVKRLPTKLDSADKYLDPLKVQLDGRLVKQENAQASPSSSTDDKVSEVDSAPNKISEDIVRCLFRIFARLSTLKDKAAESGTLPRESEVRDPYGICSDLKTRDIGPYQHLCAIEVNTINLNRSTNALFLIHKLKFLLGKLASVNLEGLSHQQKLAFWINTYNSCMMNAILEHGVPELPERVVALMQKATIVVGGHLLNAITIEHFILRLPFHLKFTCPKATKNDEVKARNIFGLEWSEPLVTFALACGSWSSPAVRVYTAAHVEEELETAKRDYLQAAVGISRTNKLTIPKLLDWYLLDFAKDLESLLDWVCLQLPNDVRNEAVKCLERNGKETLSQLVQVMPYDFSFRLLLQR
- the LOC105763353 gene encoding uncharacterized protein LOC105763353 isoform X6; translation: MEKCQGSRTLGTSKAVTNRRRSIREKKIALLQDVDKLKRKLRHEENVHRALERAFTRPLGALPRLPPYLPPYTLELLAEVAVLEEEVVRLEEQVVSFRQGLYQEAVYASSKRNVENLNESTVEQSPVRSSKHQRSKSLSVNEMSLVPTIARSQPSLSRSVSSRKMLPPDTIYDRAGQCFIRPTNGKQASTKFNSASGDVRGKENQSFANAVKDKQSPDKKVSNIVTPVKRLPTKLDSADKYLDPLKVQLDGRLVKQENAQASPSSSTDDKVSEVDSAPNKISEDIVRCLFRIFARLSTLKDKAAESGTLPRESEVRDPYGICSDLKTRDIGPYQHLCAIEVNTINLNRSTNALFLIHKLKFLLGKLASVNLEGLSHQQKLAFWINTYNSCMMNAILEHGVPELPERVVALMQKATIVVGGHLLNAITIEHFILRLPFHLKFTCPKATKNDEVKARNIFGLEWSEPLVTFALACGSWSSPAVRVYTAAHVEEELETAKRDYLQAAVGISRTNKLTIPKLLDWYLLDFAKDLESLLDWVCLQLPNDVRNEAVKCLERNGKETLSQLVQVMPYDFSFRLLLQR